GGATGGTGCCCCATGCCAAGATAGTCGTTCGAGCACCAAACGGTGATCTCACGGGCAGTGCCATTGTTACGCCAGGTAGCTCGGGGGAAGCGGCCCACAATGCGTTCAAGATCAGCAAACACGCGGTAACGCTTCTCGGCGTGCAACTGGTCGATCGCTTCTTCAAAAAACCGGCGATAGTCCATTATACGCTCCTTGTTACTGCTCTAGTACCGCTTTTGCTCGATTGCGTCCATGCCGCAATGACGGTCAATTTGCCACGCATTCGTGAAGCTGCATTGATCAAAATCAAACAAATAGCCGGTTTTCAGTATCTGAACAAAAAAGGCGGGCTATCTGGTCATCAGGCGGTAGATGAATTTTGGTGCCAAATCTCGGCGGCGTACATAGATCCGCGGCATACCGAATGGATCGTCGGATGCTCGTGCGCGGGCACGGACAGTCGTTGTTGCAGTTTCATATCCGGCTTCGCGGCACATCTCGCGATGCACGGCATGATTCCCTCCATAGGGATAAGCGAAATTGGTCACTTCTGATCCAAGCATGTCCTCGAGCATGGTCTTGGATAAGGCGATCTGCTGGCGGGCTTCGTCTTCCGGTATCTTTTCAAGATTGACGTGATCGATTGTATGCGCGCCGACTTCGTGGCCGAGTGCTGCCCATTCACGCATCTGCGCGACCGACATGCAGGGCGTCAGCGGCACACCCATGGCCTGATCCCAGACATTACTGCCACCAACCTGATTGGCGACAAAGTAATTGGTTGCCGTGAAGCCAAAATCGGCAAGAACCGGCAGCGCATTCTCATAATTATTGAGAAACCCGTCATCGAA
The Ochrobactrum sp. BTU1 DNA segment above includes these coding regions:
- a CDS encoding polysaccharide deacetylase family protein, with the translated sequence MAVPILLYHQIAPLPHKKIPFRGLWVHPDKFRNQMAWLKRLGYQGLSLRDAMPYIKGEKTGKVAVITFDDGFLNNYENALPVLADFGFTATNYFVANQVGGSNVWDQAMGVPLTPCMSVAQMREWAALGHEVGAHTIDHVNLEKIPEDEARQQIALSKTMLEDMLGSEVTNFAYPYGGNHAVHREMCREAGYETATTTVRARARASDDPFGMPRIYVRRRDLAPKFIYRLMTR